A window of the Dermatophagoides farinae isolate YC_2012a chromosome 2, ASM2471394v1, whole genome shotgun sequence genome harbors these coding sequences:
- the LOC124499484 gene encoding uncharacterized protein LOC124499484, with translation MSKISYSVMKKLKLDRLLKRQANFDQVIVFDEEFELKYNHHGNRNYWLTFVDFCSTYKYDPNGSCLKTATYKDIVNKVNEWLLQLPQYRHRDRLTPGQPIWTIINCETLYAKISISFSENGEITRKRVMQFSKWPLNDELFMNLYCEGNTMTQNFEQIFNGRYIVALLRVWMTKQPYFPLMLILPPPTIAIKDYWPQKITVDDIVNHNHNNNNEHKKVKKTAEFRRKLRRTLSIENSSGGSSSSSSHHHHHNHSEPKECLEKIQEITKRINGDIISKQIHGRILNVITFPCYYNKENHLNVSDEPIQVGGKIPNGHIVNMIRVFYVWKPICEYDNEISTQIPKELIGIIDFVPRCISGGGFIKYPRFETQTDIIDKATMWMTKNSQYKFLNFSSIDIKIKSMTSIDSGEMTFARNTGDFVRIIRLCYLKPYLPNNYDSCNENISDIINWKPSAPIYLQCKNIVSINNSLKELQQQMNDYLLKARKNEYHNSANYQYYTGGEIERWRFICVDSVAIFISNISNSGDSRNRRHIIMADCDKSFHAITISSNHASMNRNMLNGINIFYDIGLYGRRPKSNMTLSLNDTDNNDKLNGNSVSQSDNIDNSNMKNGDGDHKKERQKNRSDSALTTTTTDQSSCSIA, from the exons atgtcCAAAATTAGTTATTCGGTAATGAAAAAGCTCAAACTTGATCGTCTACTTAAACGGCAAGCAAATTTTGATCAAGTTATTGTTTTcgatgaagaatttgaattgaaatataatcatcatggtaATCGAAATTATTGGCTAACGTTTGTCGATTTTTGTAGTACATATAAATATGATCCAAATGGATCATGTTTAAAAACGGCTACCTATAA AGATATTGTGAacaaagtgaatgaatggttaCTACAATTACCACAATATCGTCATCGTGATCGTCTTACACCTGGCCAGCCAATATGGACAATTATTAATTGTGAAACATTATATGCAAAAATATCGATTAGTTTTTCAGAGAATGGTGAAATTACACGCAAACGTGTGAtgcaattttcaaaatggccattaaatgatgaattgtttATGAATCTTTATTGTGAAGGAAATACAATGACAcaaaattttgaacaaatttttaatgGCCGATATATTGTCGCGTTATTACGTGTTTGGATGACAAAACAGCCATATTTTCCATTAATGTTAattttaccaccaccaacaattgCTATCAAAGATTATTGGCCACAAAAAATTACAGTCGATGATATTGTtaatcacaatcacaataataataatgaacataaaaaagtgaaaaaaacgGCTGAATTTCGTAGAAAATTGCGTCGAACATTAAGTATTGAAAATAGcagtggtggtagtagtagcagtagtagccatcatcatcatcataatcatagtGAACCAAAAGAATGTTTAGAGAAAATTCAAGAAATCACTAAACGAATTAATGGTGATATAATCAGTAAACAAATACATGGCCGTATATTGAATGTAATAACATTTCCGTGTTAttataataaagaaaatcatcTGAATGTTTCGGATGAACCGATACAAGTGGGTGGAAAAATTCCCAATGGACATATTGTCAACATGATACGTGTTTTCTATGTATGGAAACCAATTTGTGAATATGATAATGAGATATCCACACAGATTCCAAAAGAGCTGATCGgtatcattgattttgttccACGTTGTATATCTGGTGGTGGATTCATCAAATATCCACGATTTGAAACACAGACCGATATTATTGATAAAGCGACTATGTGGATGACGAAAAATTCTCAATATAAATTTCTAAATTTTAGTTCCATCgatataaaaattaaatcaa tgaCCTCAATCGATTCGGGTGAAATGACATTTGCTCGAAATACAGGTGATTTTGTACGAATAATTAGACTTTGTTACTTGAAACCATATCTACCAAATAATTATGATAGCtgtaatgaaaatatttccgATATAATCAATTGGAAACCATCGGCACCAATTTATCTTCAATGTAAAAATATTGTATCCataaataattcattgaaagaattacaacaacaaatgaatgattatctATTGAAGgcgagaaaaaatgaatatcatAATTCAGCtaattatcaatattataCTGGTGGTGAAATTGAACGTTGGCGTTTCATTTGTGTAGATTCCGTGGCCATTTTCATCAGTAATATTAGTAATAGTGGTGATTCACGTAATCGTCGTCACATTATAATGGCCGACTGTGATAAAAGTTTTCATGCAATTACAATATCTTCGAATCATGCCAGTATGAATCGTAATATGTTGAATGGTATCAATATTTTCTATGATATCGGATTGTATGGACGTCGTCCGAAATCAAATAtgacattatcattgaatgatacggataataatgataaattgaatggaaattcTGTAAGCCAAAGTGATAATATCGATAATAGtaatatgaaaaatggcGATGGTGATCATAAAAAagaacgacaaaaaaatcgatcggATTCAGCATTAACAACCACCACTACGGATCAAAGTAGTTGTTCAATAgcttaa
- the LOC124500138 gene encoding uncharacterized protein LOC124500138 encodes MHNILIKFIKRVKNFGDFDLKKQMKREKMDKFSQYDHYHYHHQINLNLNNNNNNEINIKDLPPPPPTATTTKTTPKSSSTSMFVIKNYFLSAIWCWLKQFHAIGIFFALCSVLFWSFNGLSYKLNPHLHALEILMISSLFVSITYLGFMFAFYGVRYRTKQTNNNHNNNWTKSSRIEPFDWSLLFGVPGERISLIMRCLCGTISLACFYSSYRYIPLGDATTIRFTSPVFIAIFAHFIVNEPFGLLQIVNALTTLIGVILIGRPSFIFGGKTLSLNREAELTFELNDTLPIWPIEKRDLLQHNRSSGFDHLNVISSLFTSDPLTLPEELNDVVTSTMSTQHLHSSTSTLSLINDWSSTLFGVFLSLIAAISISISMIFMRKIRKTPPPLVIFWFSLSNVILGAVGLWIIDEYRMPIGFECWLLIIMTTFCTGLDQFFITLALKMENAGAVAVIQALCVVLSFIFSILILHEPLYWTSALGGTFIFFSVLVLGFSKLLQETTYSGIKSTIFAINILHSNSKKFNLDDTYRKLSTTTLSTSSSSSQRSSNSFGDGMNNNNINNSNHCSSFHRYSQQSLHYHHHHHQSFNEPYLLRVAPILGDKPPSSSSSSCGICIQNTDH; translated from the exons atgcataacattttaattaaattcataAAAAGAGTTAAAAATTTCG GCGATTTTGAtctaaaaaaacaaatgaaacgtgaaaaaatggataaattttcacaatatgaccattatcattatcatcatcagataaatctaaatctaaataataacaacaacaatgaaataaatataaaagatttaccaccaccaccaccaacagcaacaacaacaaaaacaacaccgaaatcatcatcaacatcaatgtttgtcataaaaaattattttctatCAGCCATTTGGTGTTGGCTCAAACAATTTCATGCAATCGGAATATTTTTTGCATTATGTTCAGTACTATTTTGGTCATTCAATGGTTTATCATATAAATTAAATCCACATTTACATGCATTAgagatattgatgataag cTCATTATTTGTATCGATTACATACCTGGGATTTATGTTTGCATTTTATGGTGTGAGATatcgaacaaaacaaacgaacaataatcataataacaaTTGGACCAAATCGAGTCGAATTGAACCATTTGATTGGTCATTACTATTTGGTGTACCCGGTGAACGAATCAGTTTGATTATGAG ATGTCTTTGCGGTACAATTTCATTGGcatgtttttattcatcatatcgTTATATACCACTTGGCGATGCAACCACCATACGTTTTACATCGCCGGTTTTTATTGCAATATTTGCACATTTTATCGTTAATGAACCATTTGGATTGTTACAAATTGTCAACGCATTGACAACATTAATCGGTGTCATTTTGATTGGCCGTCCTAGTTTTATATTTGGTGgcaaaacattatcattaaatcgCGAAGCAGAATTGACATTCGAACTAAATGATACATTACCAATATGGCCAATAGAAAAAAGAGATTTATTACAACATAATCGATCCAGCggttttgatcatttgaatgtCATCAGTAGTTTATTCACTTCGGATCCATTAACATTGCCagaagaattgaatgatgttgTAACATCAACTATGTCTACACAACATttacattcatcaacatcaacactatcattaatcaatgattggtcatcaacattgtttGGTGTATTCTTATCATTAATTGCTGCCATATCGATCTcaatatcaatgatttttatgaGAAAAATACGTAAAACGCCACCACCATTGGTTAtattttggttttcattATCCAATGTGATATTGGGTGCTGTTGGTCTTTGGATTATCGATGAATATCGCATGCCAATCGGTTTCGAATGTTGgctattgataataatgacaa CTTTTTGCACTGGTTtagatcaatttttcatcacattggcattaaaaatggaaaatgctGGTGCCGTTGCCGTTATACAGGCATTATGTGTTGTATTAAGTTTCATATTTTCCATACTAATTCTACATGAACCATTATATTGGACATCAGCATTGGGTGGtacattcatatttttttcagttttagTTTTGggtttttcaaaattattacaagAAACCACTTATTCTGGTattaaatcaacaatatttgccatcaatatattgcattcaaattcgaaaaaatttaatctaGATGATACATATCGAAAATTATCCACgacaacattatcaacatcatcatcatcatcacaaagaTCATCAAATAGTTTCGGTGATggtatgaataataataatataaacaaTTCGAATCATTGCTCATCATTCCATCGCTAttcacaacaatcattacattaccatcatcatcatcatcaatcatttaatGAACCATATTTATTACGTGTTGCACCGATTCTTGGTGAtaaaccaccatcatcatcatcatcatcatgtggtATCTGTATTCAAAATACTGATCATTAA
- the LOC124499970 gene encoding uncharacterized protein LOC124499970: protein MATSEENDLLTIQNEIIVDENVDEQEIENPKVEFSFGTFWNWFLPSCSDVWSSSSSLNPEIFLAYGAKSFLFLADIIVQKSKKHSTNNDTKKWKIHYREIVNVFGTKAKSQHFDVFRSNSSYITTVVFDKTFSMIKHGSSKNMNQKIYATSCAMIFLGNSDGVGALYDCHRRITLLQNLPFSAISRQCCKTVAQKKILSAAWLHYQSEGPIVYYSLDTHIIVWKVKKNEVKILHDNNEDCQNSRFNSGQLQIACLASLPAECCPSSSDKNEHKLAIGYMGGKIVIIGFDSMTGDQTTSLTIFAENGHNDDICSLSFSSYSLSSHQSYRQGLLCSVSRDSVLKVWSCSNQNEIAEHRIVSNYHGSNQKASGSSQTNTANWFTAGFMPRSCVKHSNVAYEIVLTNSSGDLLTFTLPEKGLNSKLRIGKTNRTFQSKIVNKNQPMNHTFIIFSIAMDLEHKIAITNSLDYKLILWNLSTRTSETVFYSFSNGALAIDCCQSDKRIAIAFGSNIFVLDFTREATTNDDEDDDNHHYDIQVQRLQLSSKTRFFNVIWNRKYYERLGRLIIATLDGELIHYDLNSKDIVFKSSKVNTRDTSKIYSIIWLDTLLLDENQNDHQSSPVVLTLHQSGKILVNYLSNNNDNNSHRAQENFDKYLVGVPENQKIKRTALLTSDEQKYLLMGNDDGTVDVFCRIVEPPVDDKAFRHLYRFRSFNRPCLSIEYCSRTNYLAITALHEKYINCYRLDDLDNNTLPCVSSSNIDGEDDDNDDSKLVVKTVPIKCRLKGHEDRVSFTCWSPFNRIEDIDEKILLASASYDTTCIIWNIAKRIPLKRFFGHKSLIYSIKWCHFNADFLFSGSEDNFFFWNWTIQPDFSNATDKQNVKINSLRSLLENNINNGEDSGETTNDAIANVPDGASFDSTISSLSSEISKLKNLANTKTLGNKSSSSLSVPIKALFSLNNQIENNSSKYEHLEDIKWLIQLKKSTTAVTIPPNKLDRILLYGQFEHIERLLELEIENHKKNKNLEGQYVLSLFLNARSCVEKLLEQNECDPILAMIASSFSRKLYENCIRNILGESSSSNNSRVQQIQLNSKMKWTNYSKELCALIRICCLNEFHVSIDSLLAQNLFREAIILSVIHLASDTFVNKLFYQWHEYRLKQNNYEGAIKCLISGGHYVEAIELLKQRRTLCTETSGNSILRQYDEIIEQLKKVSIK, encoded by the coding sequence atggCCACATCCGAAGAGAATGATTTGCTGacgattcaaaatgaaatcattgtagatgaaaatgttgatgaacaagaaattgaaaatccaaaagtagaattttcatttggaacATTTTGGAATTGGTTTCTTCCATCCTGTTCGGATGTTtggtcatcgtcgtcatcttTAAATCCAGAGATATTTCTTGCTTATGGTGCAaagtcatttttatttttagccgatattattgttcaaaaatcgaaaaaacattcaacaaataatgatacgaaaaaatggaaaatccATTACAGAGAAATTGTCAATGTATTCGGAACGAAAGCAAAATCTCAACATTTCGATGTATTTCGTTCAAATAGTAGTTATATAACAACAGTGGTGTTTGACAAAACATTCTCAATGATCAAACATGGATCGtcgaaaaatatgaatcaaaaaatttatgcaACAAGTTGTGCAATGATTTTTCTTGGCAATAGTGATGGTGTCGGTGCCTTGTACGATTGTCATCGTCGAATAACATTGTTACaaaatttgccattttcaGCAATTAGTCGACAATGTTGCAAAACTGTtgcacagaaaaaaattctctcaGCTGCCTGGTTACATTATCAATCCGAAGGAccaattgtttattattcacTCGATACACATATTATCGTATGGAAAGTGAAAAAGAATGAGGTGAAAATCCtacatgataataatgaagattGTCAAAATTCTCGTTTCAATTCGGGACAACTTCAGATTGCCTGTTTGGCATCATTACCGGCTGAATGTTGTCCATCGTCATCggataaaaatgaacataaATTAGCCATCGGTTATATGGGCggaaaaattgtcatcattggttTTGATTCGATGACCGGCGATCAAACAACATCTTTAACAATATTTGCTGAAAAtggccataatgatgatatttgttcattgtcattttcatcatattcacTATCATCGCATCAATCTTATCGTCAAGGACTGCTATGTTCCGTGTCACGAGATTCAGTATTGAAAGTATGGAGTTGTtcaaaccaaaatgaaattgctGAACATCGTATTGTATCGAATTATCATGGTTCGAATCAAAAAGCAAGTGGAAGTAGCCAAACTAATACGGCAAATTGGTTCACAGCCGGATTTATGCCACGATCATGTGTGAAACATTCAAATGTTGCCTATGAAATCGTTTTGACAAATAGTTCGGGTGATTTATTAACATTTACATTACCGGAAAAAGGGTTGAATAGTAAATTACGTATCGGTAAAACGAATAgaacatttcaatcaaaaatagtgaacaaaaatcaaccaaTGAATCATACgtttattatattttcaattgcAATGGATCTGGAACATAAAATTGCCATCACGAATTCATTGGATTATAAACTTATTTTATGGAATCTATCCACTCGGACATCTGAAACagttttctattcattctcCAATGGTGCTTTAGCCATTGATTGTTGTCAATCAGATAAACGAATTGCCATTGCATTTGGTAGTAATATTTTTGTCCTGGATTTTACTCGAGAAGCGAcaactaatgatgatgaagatgatgataatcatcattatgatataCAAGTTCAACGTTTACAATTGTCATCGAAAACCagatttttcaatgtcattTGGAATCGTAAATATTATGAACGTCTTGGACGTCTAATTATTGCTACATTGGATGGCGAACTAATTCATTATGATTTAAATAGCAAAGATATTGTTTTTAAATCTAGCAAAGTTAATACACGTGATACAAGTAAAATTTATTCCATCATTTGGCTTGAtacattgttgttggatgaaaatcaaaacgatcatcaatcatcaccgGTTGTATTGACATTACATCAAAGTGGTAAAATATTGGTCAATTATctatcaaataataatgataataatagccATCGTGcacaagaaaattttgataaatatcTTGTTGGTGTGCCGGAAAATCAGAAAATTAAACGAACAGCCTTATTAACAAGTGATGAACAGAAGTATCTATTAAtgggcaatgatgatggtacgGTTGATGTATTTTGTCGGATTGTTGAACCACCAGTCGATGATAAAGCTTTTCGACATTTATATCGATTTCGATCATTTAATCGTCCTTGTctttcaattgaatattgTTCACGAACTAATTATCTTGCAATTACTGCTTTACATGAAAAATATATCAATTGTTATCGACTTGACGATCTTGACAATAATACTTTGCCTTGTGTATCATCGTCAAATATTGATGGTGaagatgacgataatgatgattcaaaactTGTTGTCAAAACTGTACCAATAAAATGTCGACTTAAAGGCCATGAAGATCGTGTTTCATTCACATGTTGGAGTCCattcaatcgaatcgaagatattgatgaaaaaattttactggCCTCAGCAAGTTATGATACAACATGTATCATTTGGAATATTGCTAAACGAATTCCATTGAAACgtttttttggccataaatcattgatttacaGTATAAAATGGTGTCATTTTAATGCGgactttttattttccggCAGTGAagataatttctttttctggaATTGGACGATTCAACCGGATTTTTCGAATGCAACCgataaacaaaatgttaaaataaattctttgcGTTCTTTATTGgaaaataatattaataatggtGAAGATTCTGGCGAAACCACCAATGATGCCATTGCCAATGTTCCAGATGGAGCATCTTTTGATTCAAcaatttcttcattatcatcggaaatttcaaaattaaaaaatttagcAAATACTAAAACATTGggtaataaatcatcatcatcattatcagtgCCAATTAAAGCTTTATTTTCgctaaataatcaaattgaaaataattcttcGAAATATGAACATCTTGAAGATATTAAATGGTTGATACAGTTGAAAAAATCTACGACGGCCGTCACCATACCACCGAATAAGTTAGATCGTATTCTTTTATATGGCCAATTCGAACATATTGAACGATTATTGGAGctggaaattgaaaatcataaaaagaataaaaatctcGAAGGACAATAtgttttatcattgtttttgaatgCTCGATCATGTgtggaaaaattattggaacaaaatgaatgtgatcCGATATTGGCTATGATTGCTTCCTCGTTTTCACGAAAACTTTATGAAAATTGTATCCGAAATATTCTCGGcgaatcatcttcatcgaaCAATTCTCGTGTTCAACAAATTCAGCTTAattcgaaaatgaaatggacaAATTATAGTAAAGAATTATGTGCATTGATCAGAATCTGTTGTCTTAATGAATTCCATGTTTCAATCGATTCGCTACTGGCACAGAATCTATTTCGTGAAGCAATCATATTGTCAGTGATACATTTAGCATCGGATACGTTTgtcaataaattattttatcaatgGCATGAATATCGTTTGAAACAGAATAATTATGAAGGTGCAATCAAATGTCTAATATCGGGTGGCCACTATGTTGAAGccattgaattattaaagCAGAGGCGTACACTTTGTACAGAAACTA